The Methanosarcina acetivorans C2A genome includes the window GTGTTCAGGGTTCTGCAAATTACAGTTCTGAATATTATGATACACAAATAAATGTCAGATACGATGGACGATGCAGTCTGCACAATTCTCGGCGAATTGGGGAAACATATACAGAAGGAGTAATAAATGTCTGTGGAAGAGCTCCTTGTCCCACTTCATTGTGGTTATATGAACAGAAACTAGCAAAACTTTCAAAGCAAGAACTTTTGAACCAAGGAGTTAGCTTTGAAGAAACATTGTATGTTGATGGGAATTGGATCAAGAATGGATGGAAAAAAAAGCTTGAAGAATTTATTGGAACGAAACTCACAAAGAAAGAATGGAAAAAAATGCGATATAAATCTGTTTACGTTGTTGCTACCAAAGAGAAGGTCATTTTAGATTTTGAAGTAACTGAGAGGTTACCAACAATTGAGGCTCTGATGCCTCTTTTTATACGAATAAAGAACCGATTTCCTGAAGATAAAATCAAAAAGATTGTTTCTGATGAGGATAAAGCGATCATTGGAGCCGTAAAAATGGTCTTTCCTGAAGTGACTCATTCTTTTTGTGTGTTTCATCAATTAAAAAACGTTAGTAAGAGGTATTATGAGGAATTCAGTTCTGTTGAAGAGATTCCAGATAACGATAAGATTACCTACAATGAGATATCTCAATTGATACTTTCTGATACGGTTATCAGTGCTGTTGCGCATATTCAGAAGATACGAGAATTTAACTCTGATCTTGAACTTTCTGAAGCGTCTCATAAAGCGATTTCTTATGCCGAAGAGATTTTCAGCAAGAATGTGAGCTTCTTGAAAAAAGGTTTTACACCTGAGACAGATAATACAATGGAACAAATATTTTCTTTGATATGTGATATAGTAGACAAAGTAAGGTCATTCAAAACCGATAATGGACTAACTAATTTTTGTTACAATCTATTTACTTTTTTCAACAAACGGTGTTTCAGCACTGGAAAATGGAAAGGTT containing:
- a CDS encoding transposase yields the protein MGKGNIAIDKSMIKTIVDGKIIIPLPKVLVENRYYPMFSIFSPTQCDSCGSKLHVNSHHTRFIISRYGTISLNVTYWLCPTCKKHYHDRVIGVQGSANYSSEYYDTQINVRYDGRCSLHNSRRIGETYTEGVINVCGRAPCPTSLWLYEQKLAKLSKQELLNQGVSFEETLYVDGNWIKNGWKKKLEEFIGTKLTKKEWKKMRYKSVYVVATKEKVILDFEVTERLPTIEALMPLFIRIKNRFPEDKIKKIVSDEDKAIIGAVKMVFPEVTHSFCVFHQLKNVSKRYYEEFSSVEEIPDNDKITYNEISQLILSDTVISAVAHIQKIREFNSDLELSEASHKAISYAEEIFSKNVSFLKKGFTPETDNTMEQIFSLICDIVDKVRSFKTDNGLTNFCYNLFTFFNKRCFSTGKWKGFSPLMRARFQYG